From a region of the Solanum stenotomum isolate F172 chromosome 2, ASM1918654v1, whole genome shotgun sequence genome:
- the LOC125854335 gene encoding uncharacterized protein LOC125854335, producing the protein MDSDQESIGRRDADTTTDESETGSSKTSEYSPSISTSSSDGSSDDYIQVDPKTIFTSASSGVASSKSHSDAKLLSQSVTCNQLKESSKTTSTSSTSQVSDVTHESEFSTISQSPSIQVMKREAGFDPNRIPSSVFGSKDSSSKEWSAASTESLFSIHTPGNGSPARDDIVMTDGDLKRARKRDNCAEVDKNEKNNKSELTRFRQTLPITKGGEHKKKMFDKERKVDVVNKPSATGSSDEATKKIVCFREEMKVGENINRSTAIGYPDGNVYFRGSVVRPSDGNGTYSAAPM; encoded by the coding sequence ATGGATTCTGACCAAGAGAGTATAGGAAGACGAGATGCAGATACCACGACAGATGAAAGTGAAACAGGATCTTCTAAGACTTCAGAATATTCCCCTTCCATCTCGACATCCTCATCAGACGGTTCTTCAGATGATTACATCCAAGTGGATCCAAAAACAATATTCACCTCTGCCTCATCAGGTGTAGCATCTTCCAAATCTCATTCTGATGCAAAACTTCTATCTCAAAGTGTTACATGTAATCAATTGAAAGAATCCTCGAAAACAACGTCTACAAGTTCCACCTCACAGGTTTCAGATGTCACTCATGAATCTGAATTCTCGACGATATCACAATCTCCTTCTATACAGGTAATGAAACGGGAGGCAGGTTTTGATCCCAATAGAATTCCCTCATCCGTTTTTGGGAGTAAGGATTCATCCTCTAAGGAATGGAGCGCTGCTTCTACCGAATCATTGTTCAGTATACACACTCCTGGAAATGGTAGTCCTGCAAGGGATGATATTGTGATGACTGATGGAGATTTGAAACGGGCCAGAAAACGAGACAACTGTGCAGAAGTagacaaaaatgaaaaaaacaataaGTCTGAGCTAACGAGGTTTAGGCAGACTTTGCCAATTACAAAAGGAGGAgaacataagaaaaaaatgtttgataAAGAAAGGAAAGTAGATGTCGTAAACAAACCATCAGCAACAGGAAGTTCAGATGAAGCAACAAAGAAAATAGTCTGTTTTAGAGAGGAAATGAAAGTAGGGGAGAACATAAACCGTTCTACTGCAATTGGCTACCCCGATGGAAATGTATACTTTAGGGGCAGCGTTGTTCGCCCTTCTGATGGGAATGGCACGTATTCTGCCGCTCCAATGTGA
- the LOC125856292 gene encoding probable LRR receptor-like serine/threonine-protein kinase RPK1, producing the protein MILTSGVVFLTMKMQFSRILILFLVAFVFSSFPFSAYGEDEVVVVSEKMALLEIKKSFIDPFGILLSWKSDDSSYCSWYGVSCNANSSRVSELRIRGNSTNANKLVGNLSHAVAYLEELRVLSLPFHDLTGEIPVQIWELQNLEVVDVQGNAIQGDFSSYNFTRLRKLRVLNLGFNRIVGRFPPSLAKCRCLSVLNLAGNGVNDVIPGFIGGFEKLKVLNLSFNRLIGPAPVNFGVKCRDLEHLDLSFNFLQGEIPRVLGKCSHLRTVLLSSNAFSGVIPSELGGLLKLEVLLLNNNSFTGEIPSSLENLTSLHVCNILFNNLSFSSDNKMIRRCSFLGNSFLTVTPRMSLALAPPMSQQSNESQSVAAPPQGSDQSRNDKRGLTALEIAGAVSVALVFVAALPVLVALCKNGKKKPSNPRIEASISPEVSDITIFNDVGVVLTYEKIVQATRHFSWSYCIGTGGFGSTYRAEISSELTLAVKRLLTERCQGAIQFEAEIQTLGTISHPNLITLIGYYTSYTDMFLVYNFLPGGNLEKYIHERANRVFNYKVLHKIALDIGLAISFLHDQCDPRIIHRDVKPSNILLDNELNAYLSDFGLSRIMGRGTSSTTSVAGTFGYVAPEYALTSRVSDKADVYSYGVVLLELLSDKRALDPSFSVYEDGFNIVSWANMMLRDDKIEDIFYTSLWEPDSKEKLKDMLHLALKCTADLPNRPRMIQVVEQLKNLEPDFVP; encoded by the coding sequence ATGATTTTGACATCTGGGGTTGTGTTTTTGACAATGAAAATGCAGTTTTCAAGAATCTTGATTTTGTTCTTGGTGGCAtttgttttctcttcttttccattttcagcTTATGGAGAAGATGAAGTTGTTGTTGTTTCTGAGAAAATGGCTTTGTTGGAAATCAAGAAATCATTCATTGACCCTTTTGGGATTTTGTTGAGCTGGAAATCAGACGATTCCAGCTACTGTTCTTGGTATGGAGTGTCGTGCAACGCGAATTCATCAAGAGTTTCAGAGTTGAGAATCAGAGGTAACAGTACTAATGCTAATAAACTTGTTGGGAATCTGTCTCATGCTGTTGCATATCTTGAGGAGCTTCGGGTTCTGTCTCTTCCATTTCATGATCTTACTGGTGAAATTCCAGTTCAGATATGGGAATTACAGAATCTTGAAGTTGTTGATGTGCAAGGGAATGCCATTCAGGGGGatttttcaagttataattttACGAGGTTGAGAAAGCTGAGAGTTCTTAACTTGGGATTTAACAGAATTGTAGGGAGGTTTCCACCTTCTCTAGCAAAATGTAGGTGTTTGAGTGTATTGAATTTAGCAGGAAATGGTGTAAATGATGTCATTCCAGGGTTCATTGGTGGTTTTGAGAAGTTAAAGGTGCTGAATTTATCGTTTAATCGATTGATTGGACCTGCTCCTGTTAACTTTGGAGTTAAATGCAGGGATCTTGAGCATTTAGATTTGTCATTTAATTTCCTACAAGGGGAAATTCCGCGTGTATTGGGGAAATGTAGTCACTTAAGGACAGTTTTGTTGAGTTCGAATGCATTTTCTGGTGTAATCCCTTCTGAGCTTGGAGGGCTTCTAAAGCTTGAAGTTCTATTGCTTAACAACAATTCATTTACTGGTGAGATTCCCTCAAGTTTGGAAAATTTGACATCACTTCATGTATGCAACATCTTATTCAACAACTTATCGTTTTCATCTGATAATAAGATGATAAGAAGGTGTAGCTTTCTTGGAAACTCTTTTCTTACAGTCACGCCAAGGATGTCGTTGGCTTTAGCACCACCGATGAGTCAACAATCGAATGAGTCCCAAAGTGTTGCAGCTCCTCCACAAGGATCTGATCAGTCTAGAAATGATAAGAGAGGACTTACTGCCTTAGAGATTGCTGGTGCAGTATCTGTAGCTCTTGTTTTTGTTGCTGCTCTTCCTGTCCTCGTTGCCTTATGTAAGAACGGAAAGAAGAAGCCATCAAATCCTAGAATTGAAGCCTCAATATCACCTGAAGTAAGCGATATTACAATCTTCAATGACGTTGGAGTAGTTTTAACTTATGAAAAAATTGTTCAGGCTACTAGACACTTTAGCTGGAGCTACTGCATTGGAACTGGTGGTTTTGGTTCGACGTATAGGGCAGAAATCTCCTCTGAACTTACACTGGCTGTTAAGAGGCTCCTAACTGAAAGATGTCAAGGAGCTATCCAGTTCGAGGCAGAAATTCAGACCCTCGGAACCATAAGTCACCCGAATCTCATTACACTGATCGGGTATTATACAAGTTACACTGATATGTTCCTTGTATACAACTTTCTCCCGGGAGGCAACTTAGAGAAATACATACACGAGAGAGCAAACAGAGTTTTTAACTATAAAGTGTTGCATAAAATAGCCCTGGACATTGGTTTAGCTATATCATTTCTACATGATCAGTGTGATCCACGTATTATACACCGGGATGTCAAGCCTAGTAATATCCTATTGGACAATGAGTTAAACGCTTATTTGTCCGATTTTGGTTTATCAAGGATCATGGGAAGAGGCACCAGCAGCACCACAAGTGTAGCAGGAACATTTGGTTATGTTGCACCAGAATACGCCTTAACAAGTCGTGTGTCTGACAAGGCTGATGTTTACAGCTATGGTGTCGTCCTGCTAGAGCTTCTCTCAGACAAACGAGCATTAGATCCTTCTTTTTCTGTGTATGAGGACGGATTCAACATTGTTTCATGGGCAAACATGATGTTGCGCGATGACAAGATAGAGGATATCTTCTATACAAGTTTATGGGAACCAGATTCTAAGGAAAAGTTGAAGGACATGCTGCATTTGGCTCTGAAATGTACAGCAGACCTTCCTAACAGGCCGAGGATGATTCAAGTCGTCGAGCAGCTGAAGAATCTTGAACCTGATTTTGTGCCTTGA